Genomic DNA from Halorussus rarus:
CGCAGATGCGGGTCGCGCGCCGGCGGGTCTCGCCCCGGAGCCCCGACAGCGAGAACACGCGGTCGGGCACCAGCGCGAGCGCGACGTTCCGGACGATGGAGCGGTCCTCCAGCGGCCGGAACGACTGGAACGTCCGGGCCATCCCGCGCTTGACCATCTCGTGGGCGGGCTCGCCGGTCACGTCCTCGCCGCGGTACCAGACGGTCCCCTCGGTCGGCGGGTACGTCCCGGTCACGCAGTTGAACGTCGTGGACTTGCCCGCGCCGTTGGGGCCGATGAACCCGAGTATCTCGCCCTCCCCGACCGAAAAGGAGAGGTCGTCGACCGCGGTCAGGCCGCCGAACCGCTTGGTCAGTCCGTCCAGCACGAGGATGCCGTCGTCGGGGCCGTACGACTCGGTCGCTGCCGATGCGTCGGTTCCAGCGGGGGTGTCAGTGCTCATGGTCTTCCTCCTGCGAGTTGCCGATATCGTCGAACGCCTCGCGGTACGAGGCCAGCGTCCGTTCGAGTGGACCCTCTCTGTCCTGGGGCTCGCCCCCGTCCGGGACGGTCTGCGGGGCGTCCCGACCGCCCCGGCGGAGCACCCACCGCCCGAGGCCGATGGTCCCGCGGACGATGCCGCCCGGCAGCACGAACAGCAACACGAGGGTGGCTAGCGAGAACAGCAGCAGGTCGAGCTCCGCGATCGGCGCCCCGAGCACCGGCACGGTCGCGGTCACGCCGCCCAGGTAGTCCCGGAACATGTAGAAGAACAGCCCGCCGACCGCCGGGCCGACGATGGTCCCCATCCCGCCCAGCACGGCCGCGATGATCACCTCGATGCTCACCGTGAGCACGAGCAGCTGGCTGGGCTGGGGGTTGCCGACCGGCGTGTGGACGAACATCGCGCCGGCGAGCCCGCCGACCGCGGCGCTCAGCACGAACGCGAATATCTTGAACTTGGCCGGGTTGAGTCCGGCCGCGGCGACCGCGTCCTCGTCCTCGCGAATGGCGGTG
This window encodes:
- a CDS encoding ABC transporter ATP-binding protein, with amino-acid sequence MSTDTPAGTDASAATESYGPDDGILVLDGLTKRFGGLTAVDDLSFSVGEGEILGFIGPNGAGKSTTFNCVTGTYPPTEGTVWYRGEDVTGEPAHEMVKRGMARTFQSFRPLEDRSIVRNVALALVPDRVFSLSGLRGETRRRATRICERVGLGDRLDQFPDELPHAGLLRLELGRALATDPDLLLVDEPFAGLSNQEVGEISDLLETLRDDGITLVVVDHNMRGLLSLIDRGVVIQFGSKIAEGRPEQIKQNQRVQEAYLGGDSV